The Naumovozyma dairenensis CBS 421 chromosome 1, complete genome genome includes a region encoding these proteins:
- the AIR2 gene encoding TRAMP complex RNA-binding subunit (similar to Saccharomyces cerevisiae AIR1 (YIL079C) and AIR2 (YDL175C); ancestral locus Anc_7.281), whose amino-acid sequence MTNKVKYKSHCLAKKSRKHRLKSKKCSCIWRTYLLKTPSDGNNISIRLEGRIPLPLHSIFCYRCGRKGHYGDDCEKRSSCADGTDFGSAFSGKNLRHNLKKQYYRSLKRSRKDTILDSNPSDDVILAKNTKSQIYKDLIKNRNSTTVTSKRHIILNFYPPPYNNKTFKNHDNLP is encoded by the coding sequence ATGACCAATAAAGTCAAATACAAGTCACACTGTTTAGCTAAGAAATCTAGGAAACATCGCCTAAAGTCAAAAAAATGCTCCTGTATATGGAGAACATACCTGCTAAAAACACCTTCTGAcggtaataatatttctatcAGATTAGAGGGTAGAATACCGCTGCCTTTACATAGTATATTTTGCTACAGGTGTGGAAGGAAAGGGCATTATGGTGATGATTGTGAGAAACGATCGTCTTGTGCGGATGGTACCGATTTTGGAAGCGCTTTCTCTGGTAAAAACTTACGACATAATCttaaaaaacaatattataGATCTTTAAAAAGAAGTCGAAAAGACACAATCTTAGATTCGAATCCCTCAGACGACGTTATACTTGCTAAAAATACGAAATCTCAAATTTACAAGGATCTGATTAAGAATCGTAATAGTACCACAGTCACCTCCAAAAGGCatattattcttaattTTTACCCACCTccttataataataagacaTTTAAGAACCATGATAATCTGCCCTAA
- the GET2 gene encoding GET complex subunit GET2 (similar to Saccharomyces cerevisiae GET2 (YER083C); ancestral locus Anc_7.277): MSEISEAEKRRILRERRQKKLANGGASNRLNKITGQVDSHLSTESPLETPKDQVSPIISATETPIPAAYTKAGVNKESHRAGDFKDNDPQVELFKKLAELQGADKSTPDLFSLLGSLKDGMSKTNEPAVGQPQINPVDEKMLQYHDYLVNRLKAYTILIRWLILLPFIYMVVSSSYASEMFFTKPSNFFMIFTSFEIITMSIYYQALQRIEEKNNVNTLNNSSIIMKIVSMVPEGVLPIKDLKGKAALILQYQQVLSMFVTDICFVIIMVGIFSYLY; this comes from the coding sequence ATGAGTGAAATATCTGAGGCTGAAAAACGTAGAATTTTGAGAGAAAGgagacaaaaaaaattagcaAACGGTGGTGCTAGTAACAGATTAAACAAAATCACTGGTCAAGTTGATAGTCACTTGAGTACCGAGTCTCCATTAGAGACACCTAAAGACCAAGTATCTCCAATAATTTCTGCTACTGAAACACCCATTCCAGCAGCCTATACGAAAGCTGGCGTCAATAAGGAAAGTCATAGGGCAGGGGACTTCAAAGATAACGATCCTCAAGTCGAGCTTTTCAAGAAGCTTGCCGAGTTACAAGGTGCAGATAAGTCAACACctgatttattttctctaTTAGGATCTCTGAAGGATGGAATGAGCAAAACAAATGAGCCGGCTGTTGGCCAACCCCAAATCAATCCTGTAGATGAGAAAATGTTGCAGTACCATGACTATTTGGTTAACAGATTAAAGGCTTATACAATTTTGATTAGATGGTTAATTTTATTACcgtttatatatatggttgtttcttcatcataTGCATCAGAAATGTTTTTCACAAAACcttccaatttctttatgATTTTCACATCATTTGAGATAATAACAATGTCTATCTATTATCAAGCATTGCAAcgtattgaagaaaaaaacaatgTTAATACGCTAAATAACAGCAGCATAATTATGAAGATAGTATCGATGGTACCAGAGGGAGTTTTACCTATCAAAGATTTAAAGGGTAAAGCCGCTTtgattcttcaatatcaacAAGTATTATCAATGTTTGTCACTGATATTTGTTTTGTTATCATTATGGTTGGTATATTTTCCTATCTTTATTGA
- the RPN2 gene encoding proteasome regulatory particle base subunit RPN2 (similar to Saccharomyces cerevisiae RPN2 (YIL075C); ancestral locus Anc_7.274) has translation MSLTTAAPLLALLREEDSSLKSYALRSIDEVVDQLWPEVANEITDIESLYDDASFTDRKLAALIASKVYYNLGEYESAVKFALAAEEKFDIDEKSQYVETIVSQSIQMYIKLATEYYAKEYQKIDPKLTLIFERMMIKCVLASEFKLALGIAAEGFRLDLIENILRKRIAEDSDVNSLKLVSYVLTTATTNISNTIFRTAILKSLYQLLMSMGESTDYFIIFKIVVNLNDAKYAIELFERLKDSGSTQTSYQIAFDLVSAASQNLLDTLLEDLTKKNYDPILLDILTGRPTCDYYNTFLLNNKNIDTELLNKCKASLDGKFSLFHTALSVANGFMHAGTTDNSFIKANLPWLGKANNWAKFTATASLGVIHQGNLTEGKVVMKPYLPGSRTTSRFIKGGSLYALGLIYAGFGKEISSYLDNIVGDNAVNTGDEDIDVLIHGGSLGLGLASMGSSDIDAYERLRDVFYMDNATASGAAALGMGLTMLGSGDNNVMNDLFNFKDDTDHGNVTRDIGIALALVNYGRQELADDQIEKLVSSDDPLLRYGGTFTIALAYAGTGSNKAVKKLLHIAVSDSNDDVRRGAVIGLGFVLLRDYTTVPRIVQLLSKSHNAHVRCGTAFALGIACAGKALPSAISVLEPLTKDPVDFVRQAAMIALSLILIQQTEKLNPSVKAINENFLKVVTNKHQEGLAKFGACVAQGIMNAGGRNVTIQLENTETGTLDAKAVVGLAMFSQFWYWFPLSHFLSLSFTPTAVIGVRGSDLNIPKFDLNCFAKEHAFDYPKMYKESANKEVEKVATAVLSTTARAKARAKKTKKDKDEDKNRKTKKESQEEKSRKEDEDEETVDEEDVYKSKYSAKPYKIVNMSRVLPQQSRYISFNKQERFVPVRKFKGNMGIIVLEDKEPSEPIDLIETVRQMKDVNAPLPTPFKVEDNVEYNEDA, from the coding sequence atgtCCTTAACTACAGCAGCCCCCCTTCTGGCATTATTAAGGGAAGAGGATAGCTCTTTGAAATCATATGCTCTAAGGTCTATAGATGAAGTAGTAGACCAATTATGGCCTGAAGTGGCAAACGAAATTACCGATATTGAATCCTTATATGATGATGCATCCTTCACCGATAGAAAACTTGCTGCATTGATTGCTTCAAAAGTGTACTACAACTTAGGTGAATATGAATCAGCTGTTAAATTTGCATTGGCAGCTGAAGAGAAATTTGACATCGATGAAAAATCTCAATATGTGGAAACGATTGTTTCACAAAGCATCCAAATGTATATTAAATTAGCCACTGAATATTATGCTAAAGAATACCAAAAAATCGATCCCAAGTTAACCttgatttttgaaagaatgatgataaaatgTGTATTAGCTTCCGAATTTAAATTGGCTCTCGGTATTGCCGCAGAAGGTTTCAGATTAGACCTTATcgaaaatattttgagaaaaagaatagCAGAGGATTCCGATGTCAACTCCTTGAAATTGGTCAGCTATGTCTTAACTACAGCCACCACAAACATTTCAAATACAATATTCAGAACGGCAATATTGAAGTCGCTAtatcaattattaatgtCCATGGGTGAATCTACGgattattttattatcttcaaaattgTTGTTAACTTAAATGATGCAAAGTATGcaattgaattatttgaaagattgAAAGATAGCGGTAGTACCCAAACCTCCTATCAGATTGCATTTGATCTGGTTTCGGCGGCTTCTCAGAACTTGTTGGATACTTTACTAGAAGATttgacaaaaaaaaattacgatccaatattattagaCATTTTAACTGGTCGTCCAACTTGTGACTACTATAACACTTTCCTTCTTAATAACAAGAATATTGACACAGAGTTGCTAAACAAGTGTAAGGCATCTTTAGACGGGAAATTTTCCTTATTCCACACAGCATTGAGCGTCGCAAATGGATTTATGCACGCAGGTACTACTGATAATTCGTTTATCAAGGCTAATCTACCATGGCTAGGCAAAGCTAACAACTGGGCTAAATTCACAGCTACTGCTTCGCTCGGTGTCATCCATCAAGGTAATTTAACCGAAGGTAAAGTTGTTATGAAGCCATATCTTCCAGGAAGTCGTACCACAtcaagatttattaaaggGGGCTCTTTATATGCTTTGGGTTTAATATATGCAGGATTTGgtaaagaaatatcaaGTTATTTAGACAACATTGTAGGAGATAATGCGGTAAATACCGGTGACGAAGATATTGATGTCTTAATCCATGGTGGTTCACTAGGTCTAGGTTTGGCATCAATGGGTTCAAGTGATATTGACGCATATGAAAGATTAAGAGACGTATTCTATATGGACAATGCCACAGCAAGTGGAGCGGCTGCATTAGGGATGGGTTTGACCATGTTAGGTAGTGGAGATAATAACGTCATGAAtgatttattcaatttcaaagacGATACGGACCATGGCAATGTTACCCGTGATATTGGTATAGCTTTAGCTTTAGTTAATTATGGTCGCCAAGAACTGGCAGATGATCAAATTGAGAAGTTAGTCTCTAGTGATGATCCATTGTTACGTTACGGTGGGACCTTTACTATTGCTCTTGCTTATGCAGGTACTGGTAGCAATAAAGCTGTCAAAAAACTACTACATATAGCTGTTTCAGATTCAAATGACGACGTTAGAAGAGGTGCTGTGATCGGTCTAGGTTTTGTACTACTAAGGGATTATACTACAGTTCCAAGAATCGTGCAGCTTTTGTCGAAGTCGCACAACGCTCATGTTCGTTGCGGTACTGCATTTGCATTGGGGATTGCCTGTGCCGGGAAAGCCCTGCCCTCTGCAATTAGCGTTTTGGAACCATTAACTAAAGATCCTGTCGATTTCGTTCGTCAAGCTGCTATGATTGCATTATCTTTAATTCTTATCCAACAAACAGAGAAACTGAATCCAAGTGTCAAAGCTATCAATGAgaatttcttgaaagtCGTAACAAACAAACATCAAGAGGGTTTAGCCAAGTTTGGTGCATGTGTAGCACAGGGGATTATGAACGCGGGCGGGAGGAATGTTACTAtccaattggaaaatacTGAAACTGGTACATTAGATGCTAAAGCAGTCGTTGGTTTAGCAATGTTTTCCCAATTCTGGTATTGGTTCCCATTATCACATTTCTTATCACTTTCCTTCACTCCAACAGCAGTTATTGGTGTTCGTGGTAGTGACTTGAATATCCCAAAATTCGATCTAAATTGTTTTGCAAAAGAACATGCTTTCGACTACCCAAAAATGTATAAAGAATCAGCAAATaaagaagttgaaaaaGTTGCCACAGCTGTTTTATCTACCACAGCAAGAGCCAAGGCTAGAGCTAAGAAGACAAAGAAAGACAAGGATGAGGATAAGAATAGGAAAACTAAAAAAGAATCGCAGGAAGAAAAATCTAGAAAagaagacgaagatgaGGAGACAGtggatgaagaagatgtcTACAAGAGTAAATATTCCGCCAAACCATATAAGATCGTAAACATGAGTCGTGTATTACCACAGCAATCAAGATATATATCGTTCAATAAACAAGAAAGGTTTGTTCCAGTCCGTAAATTCAAGGGTAACATGGGTATTATAGTCTTGGAAGATAAGGAACCTTCAGAACCTATTGATTTGATTGAAACCGTTAGACAGATGAAGGATGTCAATGCACCATTACCCACGCCATTTAAGGTTGAGGATAATGTTGAATACAATGAAGATGCTTGA
- the NDAI0A03110 gene encoding uncharacterized protein (similar to Saccharomyces cerevisiae SER3 (YER081W) and SER33 (YIL074C); ancestral locus Anc_7.273): MSALNINNLQNTFQDALNFGGSPGAVSTSPTQSFMNSLPQRLNAAKQQKVLKPFSTGDMKILLLENVNQTAIEIFKQQGYQVEFHKTAMGEDELLGKIKDFHAIGIRSKTKLTAKVLEQAKNLICIGCFCIGTNQVDLNYAADKGIAVFNSPFSNSRSVAELVIAEIITLARQLGDRSIELHTGTWNKVSARCWEVRGKTLGIIGYGHIGSQLSVLAEAMGLHVIYYDIVTIMALGTAKQVATLDELLNKADFVSLHVPETPETRNMLSAPQFAAMKDGAYVINASRGTVVDIPALVQAMKANKIAGAALDVYPNEPGKNGAGTYNDDLNSWTSELVSLPNVVLTPHIGGSTEEAQTAIGIEVSNALSKYINEGNSVGAVNFPEVSLRSLDLDQENTVRVLYIHQNIPGVLKTVNNILSNHNIEKQFSDSNGNIAYLMADISQVNQSDIKQIYEELNQTSAKISIRLLY; the protein is encoded by the coding sequence ATGTCTGCTTTAAATATTAACAACTTACAAAACACGTTCCAAGATGCTTTAAATTTTGGAGGATCCCCAGGTGCTGTCTCAACTTCACCAACCCAATCTTTCATGAATTCATTGCCTCAACGTTTAAATGCCGCCAAACAACAAAAGGTTCTAAAGCCATTCTCTACAGGTGATATGAAAATCTTACTTTTGGAGAATGTTAACCAAACTGCTATTGAAATCTTCAAACAACAAGGATATCAAGTTGAATTTCACAAAACCGCGATGGGTGAGGATGAACTTCTTGGGAAAATCAAAGATTTCCATGCTATTGGTATTAGATCAAAGACAAAATTGACTGCAAAGGTTCTAGAACAAGCCAAGAACTTGATATGTATTGGTTGTTTCTGTATTGGTACAAATCAAGTTGATCTTAACTATGCTGCTGATAAGGGTATCGCTGTTTTCAACTCCCCATTTTCCAACTCAAGGTCAGTTGCTGAATTAGTTATCGCTGAAATTATTACTTTAGCCAGACAGCTAGGTGATAGATCCATTGAATTACATACTGGGACTTGGAACAAGGTCTCCGCTAGATGTTGGGAAGTAAGAGGTAAGACATTAGGGATTATAGGTTACGGTCATATTGGTTCTCAATTATCTGTTCTTGCAGAGGCTATGGGTTTACatgttatatattatgATATTGTCACTATTATGGCTTTAGGTACTGCTAAACAAGTTGCTACATTAGATGAACTACTAAATAAAGCTGACTTTGTTTCATTACATGTTCCAGAAACTCCAGAAACTAGAAACATGTTATCTGCTCCTCAATTCGCTGCTATGAAGGACGGTGCTTACGTTATCAATGCTTCAAGGGGTACCGTTGTTGATATCCCAGCTTTAGTTCAAGCCATGAAGGCAAACAAAATTGCTGGTGCAGCTTTGGACGTGTATCCAAATGAACCAGGTAAGAACGGTGCTGGTACttataatgatgatttgaattcatGGACCTCAGAATTAGTTTCTTTACCAAATGTCGTTTTAACTCCACACATCGGTGGTTCTACTGAAGAAGCTCAAACTGCTATTGGTATCGAAGTTTCCAATGCCTTATCCAAGTACATAAATGAAGGTAATTCTGTTGGAGCTGTGAATTTCCCAGAGGTTTCTCTAAGGTCATTAGATTTGGATCAAGAAAATACAGTTCGTGTCTTGTATATCCATCAAAATATTCCTGGTGTCTTGAAAACTGTCAACAATATCTTATCAAACCATAATATCGAAAAACAATTTTCCGACTCAAATGGTAATATTGCTTATTTGATGGCAGATATCTCTCAAGTCAATCAAAGTGATATTAAACAAATCTACGAAGAGTTAAACCAAACCTCAGCTAAAATCTCCATCAGACTGCTGTATTGA
- the UTP7 gene encoding Utp7p (similar to Saccharomyces cerevisiae UTP7 (YER082C); ancestral locus Anc_7.275) encodes MTPSTNNRKAKRAPKQRENQSKFERPGGNNEKKLNYKQIKDKKLKAGLKKIDDEYRHAVASAAATEYLLPESIGFMEAEDEMEKTFKVKQSEIKSSVDVTTANKAMDLQLKEFGPYNINYSRNGTHLLIAGRKGHVASMDWRKGVLRAELNLNESCFDAVYLQNEQFFAVAQKKYTFIYDHEGVELHRLKQHIEARHLQFLPYHYLLATAGETGWLKYQDVSTGQLVSELRTKLGPTTAMTQNPWNAIMHLGHSNGTVSLWSPSMPQPLVKLLSARGPINSIAIDRSGYHMVTTGADKSMKIWDIRNFKELHSIENLPTPGSNVTISDTGLIAMSRGPHVTLWKDALRSNREAKPCYGSMGGNANRNVPYMSHMFPGNKINNIQFVPFEDLLGVGHETGVTNLIIPGSGEANYDALEINPYETSKQRQEQEVRTLLNKLPADTITLDPNVIGTVDNSASGTRLTAKDLAEITAQSLNQHKENKDIPEIKPDVKGKNSGLRSFLRKKKQNVIDERKLRVQKQLEKEKSSRQRNSKIRSGEISEDHKDLVGEALGRFS; translated from the coding sequence ATGACACCTTCAACGAATAATCGTAAGGCTAAAAGGGCTCCAAAACAGAGAGAAAACCAgtcaaaatttgaaagacCTGGAggaaataatgaaaagaaattaaattataagCAAATTAAAGATAAGAAATTGAAGGCAGGTCTAAAGAAGATAGACGATGAATATAGACATGCTGTGGCCTCTGCTGCAGCCACCGAATATTTGTTACCAGAGTCAATTGGGTTTATGGAAgctgaagatgaaatggaaaaaacATTCAAAGTAAAACAATcagaaattaaatcaaGTGTCGATGTTACAACAGCAAATAAGGCAATGGATCTTCAACTGAAAGAATTTGGTCCTTATAATATTAACTATTCAAGAAATGGTACCCATTTATTGATTGCAGGTCGTAAAGGTCATGTTGCATCGATGGATTGGAGGAAAGGTGTATTACGTGcagaattgaatttgaatgagAGCTGTTTCGACGCTGtatatttacaaaatgaacaaTTCTTTGCAGTAGCCCAAAAGAAATATACATTTATCTATGACCATGAAGGTGTCGAATTACATCGTTTAAAACAACATATCGAAGCAAGACATTTACAATTCTTACCCTACCACTATCTATTAGCAACTGCAGGTGAAACTGGGTGGTTGAAATACCAAGATGTTTCCACGGGGCAACTTGTGTCTGAATTAAGAACGAAATTAGGTCCAACTACAGCTATGACCCAAAATCCATGGAATGCCATTATGCATCTAGGTCATAGTAATGGCACTGTATCCTTATGGTCTCCATCAATGCCACAACCTCTAGTAAAACTTTTATCTGCTAGAGGTCCAATAAATAGCATCGCTATCGACAGAAGTGGGTATCATATGGTAACCACTGGTGCTGATAAGTCAATGAAAATTTGGGATATAAGAAACTTTAAAGAACTACATTCCATTGAAAATCTTCCAACGCCGGGTTCAAATGTAACTATATCAGATACTGGGTTAATTGCCATGTCAAGGGGCCCACACGTTACGCTGTGGAAGGATGCATTAAGATCTAACAGAGAGGCAAAGCCATGCTACGGATCAATGGGCGGTAACGCCAATAGGAATGTTCCATATATGTCTCATATGTTCCCCGGAAACaagataaataatattcagTTCGTGCCGTTTGAAGATCTTTTAGGTGTTGGTCACGAAACTGGTGTAACTAACCTAATTATTCCTGGGTCAGGTGAAGCTAATTATGACGCGCTAGAAATCAATCCTTACGAAACTTCCAAACAAAGACAAGAACAGGAAGTTAGAACATTGCTTAATAAATTGCCAGCTGATACCATCACTTTGGATCCAAATGTGATCGGTACTGTCGACAATAGCGCGTCTGGTACTAGATTAACTGCGAAAGACCTTGCTGAAATTACGGCACAATCTCTAAATCaacataaagaaaataaagatatacCTGAAATAAAACCTGACGTTAAAGGAAAGAACTCAGGATTGCGTTCGTTCCTACgtaagaaaaaacaaaatgtTATAGATGAAAGGAAACTCAGAGTGCAAAAGCAAttagagaaagaaaagagtTCACGTCAaagaaattccaaaatCAGAAGTGGTGAAATATCGGAAGATCATAAAGATCTTGTTGGTGAGGCCTTGGGGAGATTTAGCTGA
- the DLD2 gene encoding D-lactate dehydrogenase (similar to Saccharomyces cerevisiae DLD2 (YDL178W); ancestral locus Anc_7.286): MQKLSPLFRRNHLFKLLASFGKRYLSLTSETYPEVKRSPNFKKLTKQDITFFQSLLSKQEIIQATPTDSLTTYNEDWMKKYKGNSQLVLKPKTVPQISEILKYCQKEKLAVVPQGGNTGLVGGSIPIFDEIILSLSNLNKIRSFDLVSGILKCDAGLVLESASDFVSEYDYLVPLDLGAKGSCQMGGVVATNAGGLRLLKYGSLHGSVLGLEVVLADGRILNSLDAARKDNTGYDWKQLFIGSEGTLGIITAVSILTVPKPKCNNVAFLAVNEFKDVLKVFKRAKMELNEILSAFEFMDNKSQVLTQEYLSKDIAFPLEGNEYPFYILIETSGSNKEHDDSKLETFLENVISDELVVDGTMAQDESELQNLWNWREMIPESTQLNGGVYKYDVSLPLEHLYSLVEATNTRLADAGLMNTKNMFDSTKPVLSAVGFGHIGDGNLHLNVSVRNYDKNIEKVLEPFVYEYVSSKKGSISAEHGLGFQKKIIFHIQKARKNKNLKGFQSLF, translated from the coding sequence ATGCAAAAGCTTTCTCCGCTTTTCAGGAGAAATCATCTTTTCAAGCTCCTAGCTAGCTTCGGTAAGAGATATCTCTCGTTAACTAGTGAAACTTATCCAGAGGTTAAAAGATCCCCCAATTTTAAGAAGTTAACGAAACAAGATATCACGTTCTTCCAATCACTTCTTTCTAAACAAGAAATCATACAAGCAACTCCAACGGACTCTTTGACGACTTATAATGAAGATtggatgaagaaatataaaggAAACTCTCAATTGGTCTTGAAACCTAAGACAGTCCCACAAATCTCAGAAATTCTAAAATATTGTCAAAAGGAGAAATTAGCAGTGGTACCACAAGGTGGAAATACAGGATTGGTAGGTGGGTCCATCCcaatatttgatgaaattatcCTTTCCTTATccaatttgaataaaataagGTCTTTCGACCTAGTTAGTGGCATATTGAAATGTGATGCAGGTTTAGTTTTAGAGTCTGCGAGTGACTTCGTTTCAGAATATGATTATCTCGTCCCTTTGGACTTAGGTGCTAAGGGATCATGCCAAATGGGAGGAGTTGTTGCTACTAATGCAGGTGGTTTAAGACTTTTAAAGTATGGCTCTTTACATGGTTCCGTATTAGGCCTTGAAGTCGTCTTAGCCGATGGCCGAATATTAAATAGTTTAGACGCAGCACGGAAAGATAACACTGGGTATGATTGGAAACAACTATTTATAGGTTCAGAAGGGACGTTAGGTATTATTACTGCTGTTTCTATCTTGACAGTTCCAAAACCTAAGTGCAATAATGTTGCCTTCTTGGCTGTAAATGAGTTTAAAGATGTTTTAAAAGTTTTCAAGAGAGCAAAAAtggaattgaatgaaatctTATCAGCATTTGAGTTTATGGATAATAAATCACAGGTACTTACTCAAGAGTATTTAAGCAAGGATATTGCCTTCCCATTAGAGGGTAATGAATATCCCTTCTATATTCTCATCGAAACTTCAGGGTCCAATAAAGAACATGATGATTCCAAGTTAGAGacatttcttgaaaatgTCATATCTGATGAGTTAGTAGTAGATGGAACGATGGCGCAAGACGAATCAGAGCTACAAAATTTATGGAACTGGAGGGAGATGATTCCTGAATCTACGCAATTGAATGGAGGAGTCTACAAATATGATGTTTCATTACCACTGGAACATTTATATTCTCTTGTCGAGGCCACTAATACGAGATTAGCCGATGCCGGACTAATGAACACTAAAAATATGTTCGATTCAACCAAGCCAGTACTATCGGCAGTTGGATTTGGGCACATAGGGGATGGTAATTTACATCTAAATGTTTCTGTAAGGAACTACGATAAAAATATCGAAAAGGTGCTAGAACCATTCGTTTATGAATATGTCTCTTCAAAGAAGGGTTCAATTAGTGCAGAACATGGACTAGGGttccaaaagaaaattatatttcatattcaaaaaGCCAGGAAGAATAAAAATCTTAAGGGATTTCAAAGTCTATTTTGA